From the genome of candidate division KSB1 bacterium:
GCTAGAGCGCCGGTCTCCAAAACCGGAGGCTGGGGGTTCGATTCCCTCCAGGCCTGCTACCGCAAACCTAGGCCACCGGCCACGTGATCGTCACGAATTGCAGAAAGACCGCACCATGAAGAAGCTGCTTGAAAAAGCGAAGTCCTATTTTGATGAAATCAAGACCGAGATGACCAAGGTAAGCTGGCCGAGCCGGGAGAACCTGAAAGACTCGACCCTCGTGGTTCTGGTGGTGACTCTTTTCTTTTCGATTATCACCGGTGCGGTTGACCGGCTGCTCTCCTGGGGCGTGCAGCAGCTTTACCGGTTGATCGGTTAGAAGCAATCAGAGAACACTTCAAATTTCCATACATTCCCGTGGAAGAAACTCCTGAAAAAAATAATACCGAGACCTCAGGCTCTGAGACCTCGGCGAAAAAATGGTACGCGATTCACGTTCTCTCCGGACATGAGCGAAAGGTCAAGGCCTACTTGGAGAATGAAGCGGCAGCCCTGGGCCTTTCCGATCGCATTACCGGGATCTTGATTCCCTCCGAAGAAGTCACGGAAATGCGCGAAGGCAAGAAGCGCGTCCGCAACAAGACTTTTTTCCCGGGCTACATGCTCGTCGAGATGGTGCTCGACAAGGACACCCAACATCTCATTCTCAACACTCCCGGCATCACCAATTTCGTCGGCCCCAAGAACAAGCCGCAACCGCTGCGCCAGGATGAGATTGACCGCATTCTCGGGCGTGTGCAGGAGAGCCGTGCCAAGGAAATTGTCTCCGTACCATTCAAGGTCGGGGACCCGGTGCGCGTGACTGATGGTCCTTTCTTAGATTTCACCGGTTTTGTCGAGGAGATAAACGAAGAGAAGAAAAAGGCGAAAGTCATGGTCAGTATTTTTGGCCGCTCCACGCCTGTTGAGCTGGATTTCCTGCAAATTGAGTCGGAAAAATAACGAGGTCGGAGAGCTGAGGCATGGCAAAAAAAGTAGTCAAGGAAATCAAACTGCAAATCCCGGGAGGGCAGGCCAATCCCGCGCCGCCAGTGGGCCCGGCACTTGGTCAGCATGGTGTGAATATCATGGAATTTTGCAAAGCATTCAACGCCAAGACTGCCGATCGCCAGGGATTGGTCATTCCGGTTATCATCACTGTCTACTCCGACCGTTCTTTCACATTCGTGCTCAAGACGCCGCCGGCTTCGGTGCTGCTGCTGAAAGCCTTGGGCGCGGCCAAAGGCTCGGGCGAGCCCAATCGCAACAAGATCGGCAAGGTGACCAAAGAGCAGGTTCGGCAGATTGCACAGTCCAAGATGGAAGATTTGAACGCCAACGACCTGGAGGCCGCCATGCGCATGGTGCAGGGTACGGCACGCAGCATGGGCATTGAAGTTGTGTAAAGCAGGTGCAGCACTTCTTGAGAAACACTCCCAGACAGGGCCAGAAATTATGAAACACAGCCGTCGCTATCGTGAGCTTGCCAAACTGATCGAGCCGGGCAAGGAATACTCCCTGGAGGAAGCGGTGGCGCTGTTGAAAAAAACGGCGACCGCCAAGTTCAATGAGACCATTGAAGTGGCCATGCGCCTGGGCGTCGATCCCCGGCACGCGGATCAGGTCGTGCGGGGCACGGTGTCCCTGCCTCATGGCACCGGCAAGACGGTGCGGGTGCTGGTGTTGTGCAAAAGTGCCAAGGAAGCGGAAGCGCGCGAGGCCGGGGCGGATTATGTCGGCTTCGAAGAGTACATCAAAAAAATCAATGAAGGCTGGTTTGATTTCGACGTCGTCATTGCCACGCCCGATGTCATGGGTGAAGTTGGCAAGCTCGGCAAGGTGCTCGGGCCGCGCGGCCTGATGCCCAACCCCAAAAGCGGCACCGTCACTTTTGACGTCGGACAGGCGGTGAAGGAAGTCAAAGCCGGTAAAATCGAATTCCGGGTGGACAAGAACGGCATTCTCCATGTAAACGTTGGCAAGGCCTCTTTCACGGAAAGGCAGATTGCCGACAATGTGCGGACTTTTGTTGAAACCGTTCTCCGTCTGAAGCCGGCATCCTCGAAGGGCCAGTATGTGCGCAGCATCACGCTGTCGAGTACGATGGGGCCGGGCATCGCGATCGACAGCAATGCCGTGATGGGCGACCTCAAAGTTTAGACTTTTGGAAGAGACCATGCCACAAACCAAAGCAATTCGGCTGGAAAAACAGGAAGTCGTCCGTGATCTGGCCGCCCGATTGTCGGCGGCAAAAAGTGTCTTCGTGACTGACTACTCGGGCCTCACGGTTGAAGCGATTACCCGCTTGCGGCGGCAATTGCGCAAATCAAACGTTGATTATCGTGTCAGTAAAAACACGCTGACCCGCCTGGCCGCGACCCAGGTGGGGATGAAAGACATTGTGCCTCATCTTGAAGGCACGACTGCCATCGCCTTCGGCATGGGAGACCCGGCGGCGCCTGCCAGGGTGCTGCTCGATTTTCTGAAAAACAGCGAGAAGCCGACCATCAAGGCCTTTGTGTTTGAGGGCCAGTTTTATGACGGCAAACTCGCCGAACAAATCTCCAAGCTGCCCAGCCGCAACGAGTTGCTGGCGCGTTTGCTGGGTGGTTTGAATGCGCCCGTCGCCGGCCTGGCCAACTCGTTGCAGGGCATTGTGCGCAAGCTGGCCTGTGCGCTCAATGCCCTCGCCGAACAGAAACAAAAGACGGCAGCCACGCCCTGACCGGCGGACCGTGAAACCTTAGCGCCTCGGTGCATCGCACATGAGCGAGGCTTGTCATTTATTCATAAGGTCAAGAAGGAGGACGTAGTGTCTACCACTGAATTCATCCAGGCGATCGAGAACATGAGTGTTCTTGAACTGTCCAATTTGGTCAAAGCCATCGAAGAGCGCTTCGGCGTGTCCGCGGCGGCACCCGCGGTTGCGATGATGCCCCAGGCTGGCGGTGCGATGCCGGCGCAAGCAGCGGCGGAAGAGAAGACGGAGTTCGACGTGGTGTTGGCCAATGCCGGCGCCAACAAGATCAACGTCATCAAAGTCGTGCGTTCGCTCACCAATCTCGGCTTGAAGGAAGCCAAGGATCTGGTGGACAGCGCCCCCAAGACGCTCAAAGAGGGCATCAACAAGGAAGAGGCCCTGAAAATCAAAGCGCAACTCGAAGAAGCGGGCGCCACGGTCGAGATCAAGTAGCATCGCGGCCATCGCGCAACGTTCAGAATTTGACCCAGCCTTCTTTCCGCCGGAAAGAGGTTGCTGTTTACAGGTGCATGTTGCATGGAGCATACCAACGAAAAGCGGCGCTCCTTTTCGAAGCTGAGCACCGTGATCGATCTGCCGGATTTGCTGGACATTCAGCTCAAGTCCTTCAATGAATTCCTGCAGCTCGATGTCGAGCCCTCGAAGCGCGACAACAAAGGACTACAGGCGGTTTTCAAAGGAATTTTCCCGATTTATGACAGTCGGGAAAATTTTTGTCTGGACTTCGTGGAATACTACATCGAGAAGCCCAAGTATGACATGGACGAATGTCAGGAGCGGGGCGTCACTTATTCCGTTCCGCTCAAAGCCAAGTTGCGGCTGTCGGTGAAGGACGAGGAAAGCGGCACGTTCGGCGAAACCACCGAACAGATCGTCTACCTGGGCAACATCCCTGCCATGACCACCCGCGGCACCTTCATCATCAACGGCGCCGAGCGCATCGTGGTCAGCCAGCTTCATCGCTCCCCGGGGGTATTCTTCGATGAACTCAAGCATCCCAACGGCACCAAGCTCTTCTCCGCGCGCATCATCCCCCTGCGCGGCTCCTGGGTCGAGTTCCTCACCGACATCAGCGACGTCATGTACGTCTATATCGACCGGCGCAAGAAATTCCCGGTCACCACGTTGCTGCGGGCCATCGGCTACTCCAGCGACAAGGATATTCTGCAGCTTTTTGACCTGATCGACGAAGTCAAGCTCGCTGACCCCAAAGTCAGGCAGTTTCTTGGCCGCCAGTCGATCAATGATGTCGTCGATCGCGAGACCGGCGAAATCCTGCTCGAGAAAGATGCGGAGCTGACGGAAGAAGCGATCGAGCGTCTGAAAAAAGCCAGGATCACCACCGTGCGCCTGCTGCGTGCCGAGAGCGCCTACGGCCCGGAAGTGATTTCGAACACGCTGCGCCGCGACACCGCGCACTCGCAGGACGAGGCGTTGGAGGTGATTTATCGCCTATTGCGCTCCGGTGAACCGCCGGATTTGGACACCGCCAGGCAGTTTCTCGACCGCCTGTTTTTCAACCCCAAGCGCTATGATCTCGGCGAAGTCGGCCGTTACCGTTTAAACAAGAAGCTGGGGCTGGACATACCGGTGTCGACCACGGTGCTCACCGAAACCGACATCCTCACCATCATCAAATACCTGCTCGACATGCGCAACGGTCACCGCACTGCCGATGACATCGACCATCTGGGCAACCGCCGCATTCGTACGGTGGGCGAGCAGCTTGCGCAGCAGATGAGCGTCGGCCTGTCGCGCATGGCCCGCACCATCAAGGAGCGCATGAACCTGCGCGACAGTGAAAAACTCACCCCGCAGGATTTGGTGAATGCGCGCACCATCATCTCGGTGATCAACACCTTCTTCGGCACCAGCCAGCTCTCGCAGTTCATGGATCAAACCAACCCGCTGGCCGAATTGACTCACAAACGGCGCCTCTCGGCGCTCGGCCCCGGCGGGTTGACACGCGAACGCGCCGGCTTCGAAGTCCGGGACGTGCACTACACTCACTACGGCCGGCTGTGTCCGATCGAAACACCGGAAGGCCCGAACATTGGCTTGATTTCTTCGCTCACCACCTTTGCCCGCATTAATGATTTCGGCTTCATCGAGACGCCCTATCGCCGGGTCAAGAACGGCCGCGTGACGAATGAAATCGAGTACCTGTCGGCCGATGATGAAGACCAGTATGTGATTGCCCAGGCCAATGCGCCGATCGACAACAAAGGGCATTTCATCAGCAATCGCGTGAAGGCGCGGATCAAGGGCGAGTTTCCCGTGGTGCAGCCCGAGGAAGTGCACTACATGGACGTCTCGCCCAACCAGATCGTATCCGCGGCCGCGGCGCTCATTCCGTTTCTGGAACACGATGATGCCAACCGCGCGCTCATGGGCTCCAACATGCAGCGCCAGGCGGTGCCGCTGCTGGTGCCGGAGGCGCCTCTGGTCGGCACCGGTTTCGAAGCCAAAGTCGCCCGCGATTCGCGTGCCATGATCATTTCCGAGCATGACGGGGTCGTGGAGCATGTCGAAGCGGACAAGATCGTCATCCGCAAGGATCCCTCGCCGGGGCGTGGCAAGAAAACCGATCTGGAAACCCTGTTGAATTTTGAAGAATCCGATCTGGTGACTTACCGCTGCACCAAGTTCATGCGCACCAACCAGGATACCTGCATCAATCAACGGCCTCTTGTGCGCGTGGGGGACCGCGTCAAGAAGGGGGATGTGCTGGCCGACGGTTGTGCCACCCAGGGCGGCGAGCTGGCTCTGGGTCGCAATGTCCTGGTGGCGTTCATGCCCTGGCGGGGATACAATTTCGAAGACGCCATTGTCATCTCCGAGCGCGTGGTCCAGAAGGACATTTACACCTCGCTGCACATCGAGGAATTTGAGCTGCAAGTGCGCGACACCAAGCGTGGCGAGGAAGAGCTGACCCGCGAAATCCCCAACGTCTCCGAAGAATCGACCAAGGATCTCGACGAGAACGGCATCATTCGCGTGGGTGCGGAAGTGGTGGCGGGCGACATTCTCGTCGGCAAAGTCACGCCCAAAGGCGAAACCGACCCCACGCCGGAAGAGAAACTGTTGAAGGCAATATTCGGCGAAAAAGCGGGCGATGTCAAGGATGCTTCGCTCAAGGCGCCGCCGGGCTTGAAAGGCATCGTGATCGACACCAAACTTTTCTCGCGCAAGAAAAAGGATGCCAAGTCCAAGCGCCAGGAAAAGAAGAAGGTCGATGAGATCGAAGAATGGCACACCCGGGAATTGAACCGGATCAAGCAACTGCGCAACGAGAAGCTCATCAATTTGCTGTCCGGCGAGACCGCGGCAACCATTCGCGACCTGCACGGCAAAGTGGTGGTGCGCGCCAGCACCGAACTGACTCCCGAGCGTCTTGCGGAGCTGGATTTCGACAAACTCGACCGCGGTGAGGGCTGGACGGAAAAAAAGCGCATCAACGAACTGGTGGAGGCCCTGTTCTCCGCATATGAGCGCAAGGTGCAGGACACGGAAGAAGAGTACGAACGTCGCAAGCTCAAGATCATTGTGGGCGATGAATTGCCGCCCGGCATCGTGCAGCTTGCCAAGGTTTATGTCGCCAAAAAGCGCAAGCTGATGGTGGGCGACAAAATGGCCGGCCGCCATGGCAACAAGGGTGTTGTTGCCAAGATCGTTCCGATCGAAGACATGCCCTATCTGGAGGACGGCACGCCGGTTGACATCGTGCTCAACCCGCTGGGGGTGCCTTCACGCATGAATCTCGGTCAGATTTTTGAAACCAATTTGGGCTGGGCGGCTGCCAAGCTCGGGTTGAAATATGCCACCCCGGTTTTCGATGGTGCCAGCGAGGAAGAAGTTGTTGAAGAAATGAAACGTGCCGGCATTCCGGAGGATGGCAAGGTGGTGCTGTACGATGGCCGCACCGGCGAGCCTTTCAACGAGCGGGTCACGGTCGGCCAAATCTACATGCTCAAACTCTCCCACCTGGTGGAAGACAAGATTCATGCCCGCTCGATCGGGCCGTATTCCTTGATCACCCAGCAACCGCTGGGCGGGAAGGCGCAGTTTGGCGGCCAGCGGTTTGGTGAAATGGAAGTCTGGGCTTTGGAAGCATATGGTGCCGCATACACCCTGCAGGAAATCCTGACAGTGAAATCCGATGATGTCCGCGGCCGTTCCAAGGTGTATGAGGCCATCGTCAAGGGTGACAATTTACCCGAGCCCGGCCTGCCGGAATCCTTCAATGTTCTCATTCGGGAATTGCAGGGTCTGGGGTTGGATGTTGAGCTCATCGATGACAGTGGGAACGGCAAGTCCAACTGACCGGCCTTGCGGTTTGCTCTGACTGTGTGAAAAGCGTTGCCTTTGGAATAACCTCTCTGATGCAGTGGAGGTGAGTTTTGACATACTTTCCGAAACAGGATGCGGCCGCCCGTCGCAGCTTTAATGCCATCGCCATCAGCCTCGCCTCGCCGGACAAGATCCTCGAGCGGTCACATGGCGAAGTGACCAAGCCGGAGACGATCAACTATCGGTCGTTCAAGCCGGAAAAAGACGGCCTGTTTTGCGAGAAAATCTTCGGCCCGGTGCGCGATTGGGAATGCCATTGTGGCAAATACAAGCGCATTCGCTACAAAGGCATCGTCTGCGATCGCTGTGGCGTCGAAGTGACCACTAAATCGGTGCGCCGCGAACGCATGGGGCACATCACCCTCGCGGTGCCGGTGGTGCACATTTGGTACTGGAAGGCCCTGCCCTCCAAGATTGGCTACATTCTGGGCATGAGCGGCAAAGACCTGGAGAAGGTCATCTACTATGAATCTTATGTCGTGATTCAACCCGGTCGCAGCGGCCTGAAACCCAAAGAGCTGATCACCGAGGACGATTATTTCCGCATCTTGTCGGAACTGGGGGAAAACACCGGTGGCAACGAGCCGGGCACCGAGGCTTTCATCGCCAAGATTGGCGGGGAAGCTATTCTGGATTTGCTCAAGCGTGCGGATCCGGCGCAACTCTCGATGGAATTGCGTCAGCAGGTCAAAACGGAGACTTCTTTCCAGCGCAAAACCGAAGCCCTGAAGCGCTTGAAGGTGATTGAGGCGATCAAGCGCAGCAACAATCGCCCCGAGTGGATGGTGCTCTCCGTCATTCCGGTGATTCCGCCGGAATTGCGGCCGCTGGTGCCCCTGGAGGGCGGCCGGTTTGCGACTTCGGACCTGAATGATCTCTACCGCCGTGTCATTATCCGCAACAATCGGCTGAAGAAGCTGATGGAGATCAAGGCGCCGGAAGTGATCCTGCGCAACGAGAAGCGCATGCTGCAGGAGGCGGTCGACGCGCTGTTCGACAACGGCCGCAAGACGGCAGCGGTGCGTGGTGACGGCAACCGCCCGTTGAAGTCGCTGTCCGACATGCTGCGCGGCAAGCAGGGGCGCTTTCGCCAGAATTTGCTCGGCAAGCGCATTGACTATTCCGGCCGCTCGGTGATCGTTGTCGGTCCCGAGCTGCGGCTGCATGAGTGCGGCCTGCCCAAAGAAATGGCGCTCGAGCTGTTCAAGCCGTTTGTCATTCGCAAGCTCGTCGAACGTTCGATCGCCAAAACGGTGAAAAGTGCGAAAAAGATGGTGGACCGCCGCGATGGCAGTGTGTGGGATATCCTGGAAGAGATCATCGACGATCATCCCATCCTGCTGAACCGCGCCCCCACCCTGCACCGTCTGGGCATTCAGGCCTTTCAACCGATTTTGATTGAAGGCAAGGCGATTCAGATCCACCCATTGGTGTGCGCGGCGTTCAATGCGGACTTTGACGGCGATCAGATGGCGGTGCACGTCCCGTTGAGCTATTATGCACAAACCGAGACCCGCCTGCTGATGCTGTCGAGCCACAACATCCTGTCACCGGCATCCGGGCGGCCCCTGGCCATTCCCAGCCAGGATATCGTGCTGGGCATTTATTATCTCACCAAGGCGAAGAGCGGTCTGCCGGGCGAGGGAAAGATTTTTGCCAACGTCGAGGAAGTCAATATTGCCTATCATACCAATCAGATCGCCCTGCATACCAAGATCAAAGTCCGCATCGATGGCAAACTCATCGAAACAACCGTGGGCCGGGTGCTGCTCAACCGGATCGTGCCGCGCGAAGTCGGCTTCGTCAATGAGCTGCTTACCAAAAAACGTCTGGAGGAGTTGACCTCCCAGGTCTACAAGCAGCTCGGCAACTACAAAACCGCCCTGTTCCTGGATGAACTCAAGCAGCTCGGCTTCCACTTCGCGATGCTCTCCGGGGTGACCGTTGGGGTGAAGGATGTGATCATCCCGGATGAGAAGAACAAGTTCCTGGAAGATGCCTTCAAAAAGGCGCATACAATTCAGAATCAGTATGAAAAGGGCGTGATCACCGACGGCGAGCGCTACAACCAGATCATCGACATCTGGACGCACACCACCAGTGATGTGGCGGAGAAGATGTTTGATCGCTTGCAGGCTGACCGACAGGGCTTCAATCCCATCTTCATGATGGCCGATTCCGGGGCGCGCGGCTCCAAGGAGCAGATTCGGCAGCTTGCCGGCATGCGTGGTTTGATGGCCAAGCCGCAGAAGAAAATGACCGGCCAGATGGGCGAAATCATCGAGAATCCCATCACCGCGAATTTCCGGGAAGGTCTGTCGGTGCTGGAGTACTTCATTTCCACGCATGGCGCGCGCAAGGGTCTGGCGGACACCGCGTTGAAAACTGCGGACGCGGGTTACCTCACCCGCCGCCTGGTCGATGTGGCACAAGACGTCATCATTTCGATGGAAGACTGTGGCACGATTCTCGGCCTGCGCATCGGAGATTTGAAGGAAGGGGAGGAAGTTATCGAGCCGTTGCGTGACCGCATTCTGGGCCGCGTCGTGCAGGAGGATATTTACAATCCCGATACCGGCGAGATCATCTGCACCGCCGGCGATCTCATCGATGAAGACCGCGCTGATCAGATTTCCAACATCGGTCTCGAAACGGTGTTGATTCGTTCCGTGCTGACCTGCGAGGCCGAGCGCGGTGTGTGTGCCCGCTGCTATGGCCGCAATCTTGCCACTGGCAAGATGGTCGATATCGGCGAGGCGGTGGGCGTGATGGCTGCTCAATCGATTGGCGAGCCGGGAACGCAGTTGACCCTGCGCACCTTCCACATTGGCGGCACCGCCTCCCGCATTGCGGCACAATCGCAATTGAGCGCGAAGAACGACGGCATCGTGAAGTTCGAGAATCTCAAGTCGGTGTTGCATGGCGATGGCACCACCATAGCGGTGGGCCGCAATGGCAAGCTCAAGATCATTGATGAGAACAACCGCACGGTGGCGCAATACATCATTCCCTACGGCGCCAACTTGCTGGTGAAGGAAGATGAGGCCGTCAAGCGCGGTAAAATTCTCTTCCGCTGGGATCCCTATACCGCCAGCATTCTCGCCAATCATGACGGCGTCGTCAGGTTCGTGGATATCCGCGAGAATATCACCATGCGCGAGGAGCTTGATGAGACCACCGGCC
Proteins encoded in this window:
- the nusG gene encoding transcription termination/antitermination protein NusG, giving the protein MEETPEKNNTETSGSETSAKKWYAIHVLSGHERKVKAYLENEAAALGLSDRITGILIPSEEVTEMREGKKRVRNKTFFPGYMLVEMVLDKDTQHLILNTPGITNFVGPKNKPQPLRQDEIDRILGRVQESRAKEIVSVPFKVGDPVRVTDGPFLDFTGFVEEINEEKKKAKVMVSIFGRSTPVELDFLQIESEK
- the rplK gene encoding 50S ribosomal protein L11, with product MAKKVVKEIKLQIPGGQANPAPPVGPALGQHGVNIMEFCKAFNAKTADRQGLVIPVIITVYSDRSFTFVLKTPPASVLLLKALGAAKGSGEPNRNKIGKVTKEQVRQIAQSKMEDLNANDLEAAMRMVQGTARSMGIEVV
- the rpoC gene encoding DNA-directed RNA polymerase subunit beta', whose product is MTYFPKQDAAARRSFNAIAISLASPDKILERSHGEVTKPETINYRSFKPEKDGLFCEKIFGPVRDWECHCGKYKRIRYKGIVCDRCGVEVTTKSVRRERMGHITLAVPVVHIWYWKALPSKIGYILGMSGKDLEKVIYYESYVVIQPGRSGLKPKELITEDDYFRILSELGENTGGNEPGTEAFIAKIGGEAILDLLKRADPAQLSMELRQQVKTETSFQRKTEALKRLKVIEAIKRSNNRPEWMVLSVIPVIPPELRPLVPLEGGRFATSDLNDLYRRVIIRNNRLKKLMEIKAPEVILRNEKRMLQEAVDALFDNGRKTAAVRGDGNRPLKSLSDMLRGKQGRFRQNLLGKRIDYSGRSVIVVGPELRLHECGLPKEMALELFKPFVIRKLVERSIAKTVKSAKKMVDRRDGSVWDILEEIIDDHPILLNRAPTLHRLGIQAFQPILIEGKAIQIHPLVCAAFNADFDGDQMAVHVPLSYYAQTETRLLMLSSHNILSPASGRPLAIPSQDIVLGIYYLTKAKSGLPGEGKIFANVEEVNIAYHTNQIALHTKIKVRIDGKLIETTVGRVLLNRIVPREVGFVNELLTKKRLEELTSQVYKQLGNYKTALFLDELKQLGFHFAMLSGVTVGVKDVIIPDEKNKFLEDAFKKAHTIQNQYEKGVITDGERYNQIIDIWTHTTSDVAEKMFDRLQADRQGFNPIFMMADSGARGSKEQIRQLAGMRGLMAKPQKKMTGQMGEIIENPITANFREGLSVLEYFISTHGARKGLADTALKTADAGYLTRRLVDVAQDVIISMEDCGTILGLRIGDLKEGEEVIEPLRDRILGRVVQEDIYNPDTGEIICTAGDLIDEDRADQISNIGLETVLIRSVLTCEAERGVCARCYGRNLATGKMVDIGEAVGVMAAQSIGEPGTQLTLRTFHIGGTASRIAAQSQLSAKNDGIVKFENLKSVLHGDGTTIAVGRNGKLKIIDENNRTVAQYIIPYGANLLVKEDEAVKRGKILFRWDPYTASILANHDGVVRFVDIRENITMREELDETTGLKQRVIIETRLRNLSPQIHIMEGDRKLSTYILPTRSHLQVHDGQEVKAGDVLVKIPREIAKTRDITGGLPRVAELFEARRPKEPAIVSEIDGQVKFGEIRRGVRKITIVSRDGKEEKVYQIPYGKHVLVHDGDWVQAGEKLSEGSIAPQDILNIMGPNKVQEYLVNEIQEVYRLQGVRINDKHIEVIVRQMLQKVKIEDPGDTAYLEGDQVDKIRFLAENESMKQRVVVTDPGDSKLAVDALLDQAEVDRLNDKLKAAGKNPIKFRPAKPATFQPLLLGITKASLTTDSFISAASFQETTRVLTEASIEGKVDRLLGLKENVIMGNLIPAGTGLSKFRRLRVFLDDQIGEMETTIKTAVG
- the rplA gene encoding 50S ribosomal protein L1, translating into MMKHSRRYRELAKLIEPGKEYSLEEAVALLKKTATAKFNETIEVAMRLGVDPRHADQVVRGTVSLPHGTGKTVRVLVLCKSAKEAEAREAGADYVGFEEYIKKINEGWFDFDVVIATPDVMGEVGKLGKVLGPRGLMPNPKSGTVTFDVGQAVKEVKAGKIEFRVDKNGILHVNVGKASFTERQIADNVRTFVETVLRLKPASSKGQYVRSITLSSTMGPGIAIDSNAVMGDLKV
- the rpoB gene encoding DNA-directed RNA polymerase subunit beta, which encodes MEHTNEKRRSFSKLSTVIDLPDLLDIQLKSFNEFLQLDVEPSKRDNKGLQAVFKGIFPIYDSRENFCLDFVEYYIEKPKYDMDECQERGVTYSVPLKAKLRLSVKDEESGTFGETTEQIVYLGNIPAMTTRGTFIINGAERIVVSQLHRSPGVFFDELKHPNGTKLFSARIIPLRGSWVEFLTDISDVMYVYIDRRKKFPVTTLLRAIGYSSDKDILQLFDLIDEVKLADPKVRQFLGRQSINDVVDRETGEILLEKDAELTEEAIERLKKARITTVRLLRAESAYGPEVISNTLRRDTAHSQDEALEVIYRLLRSGEPPDLDTARQFLDRLFFNPKRYDLGEVGRYRLNKKLGLDIPVSTTVLTETDILTIIKYLLDMRNGHRTADDIDHLGNRRIRTVGEQLAQQMSVGLSRMARTIKERMNLRDSEKLTPQDLVNARTIISVINTFFGTSQLSQFMDQTNPLAELTHKRRLSALGPGGLTRERAGFEVRDVHYTHYGRLCPIETPEGPNIGLISSLTTFARINDFGFIETPYRRVKNGRVTNEIEYLSADDEDQYVIAQANAPIDNKGHFISNRVKARIKGEFPVVQPEEVHYMDVSPNQIVSAAAALIPFLEHDDANRALMGSNMQRQAVPLLVPEAPLVGTGFEAKVARDSRAMIISEHDGVVEHVEADKIVIRKDPSPGRGKKTDLETLLNFEESDLVTYRCTKFMRTNQDTCINQRPLVRVGDRVKKGDVLADGCATQGGELALGRNVLVAFMPWRGYNFEDAIVISERVVQKDIYTSLHIEEFELQVRDTKRGEEELTREIPNVSEESTKDLDENGIIRVGAEVVAGDILVGKVTPKGETDPTPEEKLLKAIFGEKAGDVKDASLKAPPGLKGIVIDTKLFSRKKKDAKSKRQEKKKVDEIEEWHTRELNRIKQLRNEKLINLLSGETAATIRDLHGKVVVRASTELTPERLAELDFDKLDRGEGWTEKKRINELVEALFSAYERKVQDTEEEYERRKLKIIVGDELPPGIVQLAKVYVAKKRKLMVGDKMAGRHGNKGVVAKIVPIEDMPYLEDGTPVDIVLNPLGVPSRMNLGQIFETNLGWAAAKLGLKYATPVFDGASEEEVVEEMKRAGIPEDGKVVLYDGRTGEPFNERVTVGQIYMLKLSHLVEDKIHARSIGPYSLITQQPLGGKAQFGGQRFGEMEVWALEAYGAAYTLQEILTVKSDDVRGRSKVYEAIVKGDNLPEPGLPESFNVLIRELQGLGLDVELIDDSGNGKSN
- the secE gene encoding preprotein translocase subunit SecE codes for the protein MKKLLEKAKSYFDEIKTEMTKVSWPSRENLKDSTLVVLVVTLFFSIITGAVDRLLSWGVQQLYRLIG
- the rplJ gene encoding 50S ribosomal protein L10 is translated as MPQTKAIRLEKQEVVRDLAARLSAAKSVFVTDYSGLTVEAITRLRRQLRKSNVDYRVSKNTLTRLAATQVGMKDIVPHLEGTTAIAFGMGDPAAPARVLLDFLKNSEKPTIKAFVFEGQFYDGKLAEQISKLPSRNELLARLLGGLNAPVAGLANSLQGIVRKLACALNALAEQKQKTAATP
- the rplL gene encoding 50S ribosomal protein L7/L12, with the protein product MSTTEFIQAIENMSVLELSNLVKAIEERFGVSAAAPAVAMMPQAGGAMPAQAAAEEKTEFDVVLANAGANKINVIKVVRSLTNLGLKEAKDLVDSAPKTLKEGINKEEALKIKAQLEEAGATVEIK